Proteins found in one Bactrocera oleae isolate idBacOlea1 chromosome X, idBacOlea1, whole genome shotgun sequence genomic segment:
- the Jwa gene encoding PRA1 family protein 3: MSSGAGISDALSGQNIQLSPLRSLDDFLFGSARFQIPNLKDVEKWGNRVVKNLLYYQTNYFLLFLVIYGLMIILNPQKIVCGVTVQALIIVVWFRFFLKKPNSKFKLLANWSNNTRENPQQKWYFLAGVVLCGYLILRWLNAILLSSFALLFPISLTFIHASLRLRNIKNKMVNTMESFNPSTPMGVFLELLNITMDN, encoded by the exons atgtcATCCGGTGCCGGTATAAGTGACGCATTGTCCGGACAGAATATACAGCTTTCTCCTTTACGAAGTTTAGATGACTTTTTATTTGGGTCTGCTCGTTTTCAAATACCAAATCTAAAAGATGTTGAGAAGTGGGGAAATCGTGtagtaaaaaatttactatattatcaaacaaactattttctCCTATTTTTGGTGATTTATGGTTTGATGATAATATTAAACCCTCAGAAAATTGTTTGCGGAGTGACGGTACAAGCACTAATAATTGTGGTTtggtttcgattttttttaaagaagccaaattcaaaatttaagctTCTTGCCAATTGGTCTAATAATACCCGAGAAAACCCACAGCAGAAATGGTATTTCTTAGCCGGTGTTGTTTTATGTGGCTATCTTATTTTGCGCTggttaaatgcaattttattgtcAAGTTTTGCTCTACTTTTTCCTATATCGT tgACGTTTATACATGCTTCATTACGTTTGAGAAATATCAAAAACAAGATGGTAAATACAATGGAAAGCTTCAATCCTTCAACACCAATGGGAGTATTTCTAGAATTGCTAAATATTACGATGGACAATTGA